CTTGACGATCGCCCTCGAGCCGGAAACGCCCGCTTTCGATTGAATGATCGGGCCTCCACGCGATCAGGCGTGGGGGCCCGGTTCGCTAGCATCAGACCAGATTGGCGTTCGCTCGCATGCCCTGAAGCAGCGCAGATTCCAGCAAACCGCATTTGCCTGCGAGGATATCGACCAATTCACGCAAGGCCTGATCGGAACCACAGCCCCGGACATTTTCGACGAACGCGGTCGCTTCGCCTTCCGAAAAGATGGGGAAACCATCTATTTTCAGGTTGCCACGAACGAGTGCCTCAAGCGTCGTTTTCCTGTCGGCCAACGACCCCTGACCAGACGTCGTTGCGCATATGTTATTGTAAAGGCCATCTCCCGGCGTCCCCGAGAGTTTCGAGGGATGGGAGCTTTCTGGCTGACTATCGGCAGCAGGATGCTTTGCCTGCCAAGGCAAGCGAGAAGCCCAAAATTGCGCAGACCCCTCTCCCGATCCGGCATCGAAGCGAACGCCTCGCCGCCAAAGCTCTTCAACGAATTCGAGCATCGCGCAAGTACGTCTCCTGCCGCTTTACGTGAAAGCCTTATCAAGGAAATATTTCGCGGCGATGACAAGACGACAGTTCGCTTTTTCGGGCCAGTATGATTGAGATGTATCCATTTCACGCAAGCGAGTTCTCGCCATGGCCAACATCGAATCCCGTCTCAACGCTCTCGGCCTGGTGCTGCCGCCGGCCTTCGCTCCGCCGCCCGGAATTGTCCTGCCTTTCGTCAATGTGCGCAGAATCGGCAACCGCGCCGTCCTTGCCGGGCACGGGCCGCAGAGCCCCGAGGGACCGCTGGCGCAGCCGCTCGGCAAGGTCGGCCGCGAGCTGACCATCGAACAGGGCTATGCCGCCGCAAGGCTCACGGCATTATCGATGCTGGGCTATCTCAAGCGCGCGCTCGGCGAGCTCGACCGCGTTACGCATTGGGTGCGCATTTTCGGCATGGTCAATTCGGCGCCCGGCTTCGTCCAGCAACCCGCCGTCATCAA
The sequence above is drawn from the Bradyrhizobium sediminis genome and encodes:
- a CDS encoding RidA family protein; this translates as MANIESRLNALGLVLPPAFAPPPGIVLPFVNVRRIGNRAVLAGHGPQSPEGPLAQPLGKVGRELTIEQGYAAARLTALSMLGYLKRALGELDRVTHWVRIFGMVNSAPGFVQQPAVINGFSDLILELWGPEAGAHARSAVGMAELPFGMPVEIEGEVQIAD